From the Winogradskyella forsetii genome, the window AATTATTATACTCAAAATATGTAAGCAGAGAGCAGCTTTTTCTCTTTCAGAAAAAGTTAGCGAATCGCTTATGCTGAGCGAAGCCGAAGTATCTAAGAGAGCAGCTTTTTCTCTTTCAGAAAAAGTTAGCGAATCGCTTATGCTGAGCGAAGCCGAAGTATCTAAGAGAACCACTTTTTCTATTTCTGAAAAAGTGTGATTAGCCTGTCCTGAGCGGAGTCGAAGGACTTATACTGAGCATTACCGAGAAACAAAATGTATTTTGTTACGAAAGTACCAAACAACGTTTGCCGAAGTAGCTCAAAGAACCAAATTCCTGGGAATGCAGGAATTCCAAGTATCGAATGGATTCCTCATCAAGTGCGGAATGACAAAAAAATAACACTATTATTCAAGAATGTTTTTTCAAATCATAGACATATTAGGAACCATAGCTTTCGCCATTTCAGGGGCATTAGTTGCCATGAACAAGCGTATGGATCCCTTCGGAGTGCTCATAATTGCTTTTGTAACTGCCGTTGGTGGTGGCACCTTGCGTGATGTTATGATTGGCGTTGAACCCGTGTCATGGATGCGGAACATGACCTTTGTTTACGTTATTATGGGTTCTGCTGTGTTTGCGGTTGTTTTTAGAAAGCGTATTAGTTACCTTCGGAAATCCCTGTTTTTATTCGATACCATTGGTATTTCGCTATATACAGTGGTTGGCATCGAAACCGGACTTATTGCAGGTCTGCATCCTTTAGTCTGTATTGCATTAGGTACCATGACGGCTTGTTTCGGTGGTGTCTTAAGAGATATATTGTGTAATGAAATTCCTGTGATTTTCAGGAAGGAGATTTATGCCACGGCTTGTATTTTGGGAGGTCTTACTTATTTTTTACTGTCCCAGTTCTTTGAGGATAGAAATTTTCTGTTTGTTATTGTTGCAATCGTGGTTATTACGATACGTTTAGTTGCCGTTCGCTTTAAAATTAGTTTACCTAGTTTGTATCGGAAGGAGTAATGAAGGATCAGGAATTTGATACGATAAATTAGTCTGAATTTATTTCAATAAGCGTTCTGTTTTCTTTTGTTGGACTTCATAATTTAGAAGTGCATTTTCATGCCTTCATGAGTCGCTTTAAGCCCTAAATCTTCATAAAATTGAATAGCTTTTGGTCTTTTTTTGTCGGTTGTTAATTGCAGTAAATGTGCTTTTCGTTCTTTGGCTCTATTTATGGCCCACTCAAACATTGTTTTCCCAATGCCAAGTCCTCTTTTGTCTTTTCTGATTCTTACCGCTTCAATTTGTGCTCTAATTCCACCTCTATAGGTGAGGTATTGAATAAAGGATAATTGAAGTGTACCAATAATTTCAGCATTTTCGTTTTCTACAACTATGAGTTCTTGGTTGTCGTCTGCGTTGATATTTTCAAAGGCTTTTAGATATTCTTCTGGTAATGGAGTTTTGAAATTTTCCCTTTGTTGGCCGAGTTCATCATCGGCAATCATTGCTACAATGGCTGAGATATCGTTTTTTGTTGCTTTTCTGAAGGTCATGGTTGGTTCTGAATGAAAATTAGTTTGCTTTAATGTAAGGTCCTTAAATCTGGTTACAGATTATTGATTGTCTAGAAACTTCACGACTTATAATTTCTCTACTACTAGTAATGGAATATAATGAATTTTAAACCGTCGATACCGAAAATCAGGATGTTCAAAATCAGGAATAGCATAATTGTTCCAATCAATCAAATATTTCTTTTTTCTCAAGGTTCTAATTTAGATTACGGTTTTTGGACATTTTTGAAAAAAGTTCATAGGTTGTGTTGAAAAACGTTTTTTTTTTTTATATGGATGCTTCAATGGTGTGCTAATATGTTTATGCACGACTAACAATAAATCATTATATAACCCTCTAAATTTTTTAAAATAAATAAGTTACTTTTCCCATTTAATTTAAGGGTGAAGTTCAACTTTAACACGATTTTCAATTGGAGAAACCAAAGAGCCAAATTGATTAAAAATGGCAACATCGGCAGCATCACGACCAAAGCCAAGAACAACATAACCTCCTGGAGAGCCTACTTGAGTGGCATCAAAAGTATACCAACGGTTACCAATATAGGCCTCAAACCAAGCATGCATATCCATTGGTTCCAAATTGTGTAAATAACCAACTACAATACGTGCTGGGATGCTTAAACTACGGCAAAGTGCAATACCTAAATGGGCCAAATCCCTACATACACCAAACTGTCTATTGTTAACTTGAACGGCTGATAAGGGTTGATTATTACTGCCAGGCAGATACTCAATGTTGTTGTGCAACCAATTTGTAATTGCTGAAACTTGGTTGTAGCCCATTATTTGGCCTTTGGTAATAGCTGTACTCATTTCATTAAAAAGATCAGACTCGCAGTATCTACTTGGTAAAAGATAACTTAGTACGGCGTCTGGTAAATTCTGGATTTCAATAAATGGTTCGCCAAAGCCTTGATCTATAAAATTAGAGGTTACAACATCTGAAGACGTAGAAATTGAGAACATTCCAGGTTGGGCAATTAATCGTTGACACAGATTGCCATAATTGTCCGTGAATTCGAAAACCGGTGTACTTGGTGTAATTTTATATTCTTCTCTTTCTACCCATTGTTGGCTGCCACTACGTGGCCTTAACATAAAAATAAATGGGGTTGGCTCAAAAATCTCAAACTTTAAATCACAGCTCGTACGTAAGCGCATATATCATTTTTTTAAGACTATAATTATACAATAAAGACTGGGCCAATTCTAAATAAGTTAACTCGTAATTTGCTAACACAAATTTCGATTATTTTATATTAACAGCAGCTATTAACAGAAACTCTTAGTTACTATTTTTTAATTGCTAAAGTGTCGATTTTCGCTGTCGCATAATTTTTAATTTGGCCGACATGAAAAAAGCTTAAATAGTGTCTAACTTTTTTGGGTGCAGTTCAAAAATCACGAGTCCCGATAGCTATCGGGATTCGTAAGTAGGCTAGAACAGTAGCAATTAATTTTATACGGTGTTACCCAACTTTTTTTTAAATTGGATTATATTCAGTTATTTTAAAATTGTTAGAATTCAAATCCACATATTTGTAATGAACAATATCTTTTTTGTCAAATTCTCCGTCTTTATTTGTGTCCTCTATCGTTCTGAAGTAAAGTCTATTTTTTGACTCAATTATTTTCCAATCAATAAGTTCTTTATTGTTGTCAGTCAATTTTCTAAAGTCAGTTCCATTAATACTACTGATATACAATGTATTTACATCACTAAAGTCAAGTTTTCCATCTTGATTCGTGTCTTTGTCGGTTACTTCGTAAACTAATAACTGTTTTTTAGTATTATCGAATACTTTTCTCAAAAATGAAAGTGATTTTATTTTGATTATATTTTCGGTAAGAGATGATAGTTTTTCAGAATCTATATGCTGGAATTTAACATTGCTTAAATCCCCTGTTATTCTGTAACCTCCATAATTTGAAATCTTAAAATTGTTAGACCCATATCGAGAAGATTTGTAAATAATTTTTCCTCTATTGTCTTCTATTCTAAAATCTCCAATTGGATGAATTAAATAATCAGTACTATCTATTTGAATTGGTAAATCTGATATTTCAATAAATGTTGTGTCTTTTTTCAATTCAGGAATTTCATTTCCGTTATTTTCAGCGTGTACAATTTTTGGTTTATTTTCTTTTCCGCAAGAAGCGAAAAGCAAAATTGTAAGTCCTAAAATCAGCGTGTTTTTCATAATGTTTGTTGATTTGCTTTATTACTCAAACATAATTCTAATTTATTGATTTCAAAACTCTTAATAAGTGAAGTGTTGGTTTCAGTTAGGGAAACGTTCAATTTATACAGTTTTTCTCAAATGTTTGGGTAACGGCAGCCTGTCTCAAAACGTATTTTGTATCCTTGTGAATGCGGTATTTGGATTTTTTCAAAGATACTTGTCTGAATACGCTAGCCAAAATTATAGGTTTTGAGATAGTCTGATGTAAATATATAAGATAAGTTGCGTCGATTCAGCATTAAATTTATCAAATACAAATCGAATAGTAGATCCGAGCAGATTTTAGTAAGTGGG encodes:
- a CDS encoding trimeric intracellular cation channel family protein codes for the protein MFFQIIDILGTIAFAISGALVAMNKRMDPFGVLIIAFVTAVGGGTLRDVMIGVEPVSWMRNMTFVYVIMGSAVFAVVFRKRISYLRKSLFLFDTIGISLYTVVGIETGLIAGLHPLVCIALGTMTACFGGVLRDILCNEIPVIFRKEIYATACILGGLTYFLLSQFFEDRNFLFVIVAIVVITIRLVAVRFKISLPSLYRKE
- a CDS encoding transglutaminase domain-containing protein, whose amino-acid sequence is MRLRTSCDLKFEIFEPTPFIFMLRPRSGSQQWVEREEYKITPSTPVFEFTDNYGNLCQRLIAQPGMFSISTSSDVVTSNFIDQGFGEPFIEIQNLPDAVLSYLLPSRYCESDLFNEMSTAITKGQIMGYNQVSAITNWLHNNIEYLPGSNNQPLSAVQVNNRQFGVCRDLAHLGIALCRSLSIPARIVVGYLHNLEPMDMHAWFEAYIGNRWYTFDATQVGSPGGYVVLGFGRDAADVAIFNQFGSLVSPIENRVKVELHP
- a CDS encoding GNAT family N-acetyltransferase; amino-acid sequence: MTFRKATKNDISAIVAMIADDELGQQRENFKTPLPEEYLKAFENINADDNQELIVVENENAEIIGTLQLSFIQYLTYRGGIRAQIEAVRIRKDKRGLGIGKTMFEWAINRAKERKAHLLQLTTDKKRPKAIQFYEDLGLKATHEGMKMHF